The Bos javanicus breed banteng chromosome 18, ARS-OSU_banteng_1.0, whole genome shotgun sequence genome has a segment encoding these proteins:
- the MLKL gene encoding mixed lineage kinase domain-like protein isoform X3 gives MDQLKQIISLGQLIYNQCEEMKYCQKQCRRLGNRVQSLLQPLQMLQDHGERNLPPQITAALSRFQDALEEAKERIDKFSNKSNIQKFLTAGHDSIIFGGVNQRLSDVWEELSLLLQVDQWRHTSSLSLGVSWQQEDQQDAEEDRKAIQGLSEKETVKTLLMQLEETIEAVKNWMRSDSQKPKKGFPQDQIKEIKKEELPEADWILLKENESSTLYEGKYHESPVAIKVFNNSQAKDIGIVRHTFNNEIRTMKKFDSPNILRMFGICIDETAIGSFPSVTPPQLSIVMEYCELGTLRELLDREKDLTLAKRIILAVGAARGLYRLHHSETPSELHRNISSTSFLVTKDYNVKLAGFELSKTQTSISRQTRGKAAERVSSAAYISPQRLENVYNKYDIKAEIYSFGIVLWEIATGKSPFEGCDSKKIYQLVAESRHREPVGEDCPSELQEIIDDCRAYEPSRRPSVKEILKRLSSFY, from the exons ATGGATCAATTGAAGCAGATCATCTCCTTAGGCCAGCTTATCTACAACCAGTGTGAGGAGATGAAATACTGCCAGAAACAATGCCGACGTCTAGGGAACCGCGTCCAGAGCCTGCTGCAGCCTCTGCAAATGCTCCAGGACCACGGAGAGAGGAACCTGCCCCCGCAGATAACTGCCGCGCTGAGCCGTTTCCAGGATGCCCTAGAGGAAGCTAAGGAGCGGATAGACAAGTTCAGCAATAAGTCCAATATCCAGAAGTTTCTAACAGCAGGGCATGACAGCATAATCTTTGGTGGGGTGAACCAGAGGCTGAGCGATGTCTGGGAGGAGCTCTCTCTGCTGCTCCAGGTGGATCAGTGGAGGCATACTTCAAGCCTCAGCCTAGGAGTGTCCTGGCAACAGGAAGATCAACAGGATGCAGAGGAGGACAGGAAAGCTATCCAAGGACTGAGTG AGAAAGAAACTGTAAAAACTCTATTGATGCAACTGGAGGAAACCATCGAAGCCGTGAAGAACT GGATGAGGTCAGATTCACAGAAACCCAAGAAGGGGTTCCCACAAGATCAAATCAAGGAGATTAAGAAGGAGGAGCTTCCAGAAGCCGATTGGATCCTACTAAAGGAAAATGAATCCAGCACACTTTATGAAGGAAAATACCACGAATCTCCAGTGGCCATAAAAGTATTCAACAACTCCCAGGCCAAAGACATTGG AATAGTGAGGCATACTTTCAATAACGAAATCAGAACCATGAAGAAATTTGATTCCCCCAACATCCTGCGCATGTTTGGGATTTGCATTGATGAAACAG CGATCGGCTCTTTTCCATCAGTGACGCCCCCTCAGTTATCCATCGTCATGGAGTACTGTGAGCTCGGGACCCTAAGGGAGCTGCTGGATCGGGAAAAGGACCTCACCCTGGCCAAGCGCATCATCCTGGCCGTGGGGGCAGCCAGAGGCTTGTACAG GCTGCACCATTCGGAAACACCCTCAGAACTCCACAGGAACATCAGTAGCACGAGCTTCCTGGTGACGAAAGACTACAACGTGAAG CTTGCAGGATTTGAGTTGAGCAAAACACAGACTTCCATCAGCCGACAAACTAGAGGAAAAGCAGCAGAGAGGGTCAGTTCTGCCGCATACATCTCACCCCAGAGGTTGGAAAATGTGTATAATAAATACGACATAAAAGCTGAAATATACAG CTTTGGAATTGTCCTCTGGGAGATCGCCACTGGGAAGAGCCCATTTGAAG GTTGTGATTCCAAGAAGATCTACCAGCTGGTGGCTGAGTCCCGGCACCGGGAGCCAGTGGGTGAAGATTGCCCTTCAGAGTTGCAGGAGATCATTGATGATTGCCGTGCCTACGAACCCTCCAGGAGGCCCTCTGTTAAAG aaatcttaaagagactgtcttcctTTTATTAA
- the MLKL gene encoding mixed lineage kinase domain-like protein isoform X4, which translates to MDQLKQIISLGQLIYNQCEEMKYCQKQCRRLGNRVQSLLQPLQMLQDHGERNLPPQITAALSRFQDALEEAKERIDKFSNKSNIQKFLTAGHDSIIFGGVNQRLSDVWEELSLLLQVDQWRHTSSLSLGVSWQQEDQQDAEEDRKAIQGLSEKETVKTLLMQLEETIEAVKNWMRSDSQKPKKGFPQDQIKEIKKEELPEADWILLKENESSTLYEGKYHESPVAIKVFNNSQAKDIGIVRHTFNNEIRTMKKFDSPNILRMFGICIDETVTPPQLSIVMEYCELGTLRELLDREKDLTLAKRIILAVGAARGLYRLHHSETPSELHRNISSTSFLVTKDYNVKLAGFELSKTQTSISRQTRGKAAERVSSAAYISPQRLENVYNKYDIKAEIYSFGIVLWEIATGKSPFEGCDSKKIYQLVAESRHREPVGEDCPSELQEIIDDCRAYEPSRRPSVKEILKRLSSFY; encoded by the exons ATGGATCAATTGAAGCAGATCATCTCCTTAGGCCAGCTTATCTACAACCAGTGTGAGGAGATGAAATACTGCCAGAAACAATGCCGACGTCTAGGGAACCGCGTCCAGAGCCTGCTGCAGCCTCTGCAAATGCTCCAGGACCACGGAGAGAGGAACCTGCCCCCGCAGATAACTGCCGCGCTGAGCCGTTTCCAGGATGCCCTAGAGGAAGCTAAGGAGCGGATAGACAAGTTCAGCAATAAGTCCAATATCCAGAAGTTTCTAACAGCAGGGCATGACAGCATAATCTTTGGTGGGGTGAACCAGAGGCTGAGCGATGTCTGGGAGGAGCTCTCTCTGCTGCTCCAGGTGGATCAGTGGAGGCATACTTCAAGCCTCAGCCTAGGAGTGTCCTGGCAACAGGAAGATCAACAGGATGCAGAGGAGGACAGGAAAGCTATCCAAGGACTGAGTG AGAAAGAAACTGTAAAAACTCTATTGATGCAACTGGAGGAAACCATCGAAGCCGTGAAGAACT GGATGAGGTCAGATTCACAGAAACCCAAGAAGGGGTTCCCACAAGATCAAATCAAGGAGATTAAGAAGGAGGAGCTTCCAGAAGCCGATTGGATCCTACTAAAGGAAAATGAATCCAGCACACTTTATGAAGGAAAATACCACGAATCTCCAGTGGCCATAAAAGTATTCAACAACTCCCAGGCCAAAGACATTGG AATAGTGAGGCATACTTTCAATAACGAAATCAGAACCATGAAGAAATTTGATTCCCCCAACATCCTGCGCATGTTTGGGATTTGCATTGATGAAACAG TGACGCCCCCTCAGTTATCCATCGTCATGGAGTACTGTGAGCTCGGGACCCTAAGGGAGCTGCTGGATCGGGAAAAGGACCTCACCCTGGCCAAGCGCATCATCCTGGCCGTGGGGGCAGCCAGAGGCTTGTACAG GCTGCACCATTCGGAAACACCCTCAGAACTCCACAGGAACATCAGTAGCACGAGCTTCCTGGTGACGAAAGACTACAACGTGAAG CTTGCAGGATTTGAGTTGAGCAAAACACAGACTTCCATCAGCCGACAAACTAGAGGAAAAGCAGCAGAGAGGGTCAGTTCTGCCGCATACATCTCACCCCAGAGGTTGGAAAATGTGTATAATAAATACGACATAAAAGCTGAAATATACAG CTTTGGAATTGTCCTCTGGGAGATCGCCACTGGGAAGAGCCCATTTGAAG GTTGTGATTCCAAGAAGATCTACCAGCTGGTGGCTGAGTCCCGGCACCGGGAGCCAGTGGGTGAAGATTGCCCTTCAGAGTTGCAGGAGATCATTGATGATTGCCGTGCCTACGAACCCTCCAGGAGGCCCTCTGTTAAAG aaatcttaaagagactgtcttcctTTTATTAA
- the MLKL gene encoding mixed lineage kinase domain-like protein isoform X1 translates to MDQLKQIISLGQLIYNQCEEMKYCQKQCRRLGNRVQSLLQPLQMLQDHGERNLPPQITAALSRFQDALEEAKERIDKFSNKSNIQKFLTAGHDSIIFGGVNQRLSDVWEELSLLLQVDQWRHTSSLSLGVSWQQEDQQDAEEDRKAIQGLSEKETVKTLLMQLEETIEAVKNWMRSDSQKPKKGFPQDQIKEIKKEELPEADWILLKENESSTLYEGKYHESPVAIKVFNNSQAKDIGIVRHTFNNEIRTMKKFDSPNILRMFGICIDETAIGSFPSVTPPQLSIVMEYCELGTLRELLDREKDLTLAKRIILAVGAARGLYRLHHSETPSELHRNISSTSFLVTKDYNVKLAGFELSKTQTSISRQTRGKAAERVSSAAYISPQRLENVYNKYDIKAEIYSFGIVLWEIATGKSPFEGCDSKKIYQLVAESRHREPVGEDCPSELQEIIDDCRAYEPSRRPSVKVRGVLKARILKWFAIPFSSGPHFVRTLHHDPSVLDGPT, encoded by the exons ATGGATCAATTGAAGCAGATCATCTCCTTAGGCCAGCTTATCTACAACCAGTGTGAGGAGATGAAATACTGCCAGAAACAATGCCGACGTCTAGGGAACCGCGTCCAGAGCCTGCTGCAGCCTCTGCAAATGCTCCAGGACCACGGAGAGAGGAACCTGCCCCCGCAGATAACTGCCGCGCTGAGCCGTTTCCAGGATGCCCTAGAGGAAGCTAAGGAGCGGATAGACAAGTTCAGCAATAAGTCCAATATCCAGAAGTTTCTAACAGCAGGGCATGACAGCATAATCTTTGGTGGGGTGAACCAGAGGCTGAGCGATGTCTGGGAGGAGCTCTCTCTGCTGCTCCAGGTGGATCAGTGGAGGCATACTTCAAGCCTCAGCCTAGGAGTGTCCTGGCAACAGGAAGATCAACAGGATGCAGAGGAGGACAGGAAAGCTATCCAAGGACTGAGTG AGAAAGAAACTGTAAAAACTCTATTGATGCAACTGGAGGAAACCATCGAAGCCGTGAAGAACT GGATGAGGTCAGATTCACAGAAACCCAAGAAGGGGTTCCCACAAGATCAAATCAAGGAGATTAAGAAGGAGGAGCTTCCAGAAGCCGATTGGATCCTACTAAAGGAAAATGAATCCAGCACACTTTATGAAGGAAAATACCACGAATCTCCAGTGGCCATAAAAGTATTCAACAACTCCCAGGCCAAAGACATTGG AATAGTGAGGCATACTTTCAATAACGAAATCAGAACCATGAAGAAATTTGATTCCCCCAACATCCTGCGCATGTTTGGGATTTGCATTGATGAAACAG CGATCGGCTCTTTTCCATCAGTGACGCCCCCTCAGTTATCCATCGTCATGGAGTACTGTGAGCTCGGGACCCTAAGGGAGCTGCTGGATCGGGAAAAGGACCTCACCCTGGCCAAGCGCATCATCCTGGCCGTGGGGGCAGCCAGAGGCTTGTACAG GCTGCACCATTCGGAAACACCCTCAGAACTCCACAGGAACATCAGTAGCACGAGCTTCCTGGTGACGAAAGACTACAACGTGAAG CTTGCAGGATTTGAGTTGAGCAAAACACAGACTTCCATCAGCCGACAAACTAGAGGAAAAGCAGCAGAGAGGGTCAGTTCTGCCGCATACATCTCACCCCAGAGGTTGGAAAATGTGTATAATAAATACGACATAAAAGCTGAAATATACAG CTTTGGAATTGTCCTCTGGGAGATCGCCACTGGGAAGAGCCCATTTGAAG GTTGTGATTCCAAGAAGATCTACCAGCTGGTGGCTGAGTCCCGGCACCGGGAGCCAGTGGGTGAAGATTGCCCTTCAGAGTTGCAGGAGATCATTGATGATTGCCGTGCCTACGAACCCTCCAGGAGGCCCTCTGTTAAAG ttcgtggggttctcaaggcaagaatactgaagtggtttgccattcccttctccagtggaccacattttgtccgaactctccaccatgacccgtctgtcttggatggccctacatg a
- the MLKL gene encoding mixed lineage kinase domain-like protein isoform X2, giving the protein MDQLKQIISLGQLIYNQCEEMKYCQKQCRRLGNRVQSLLQPLQMLQDHGERNLPPQITAALSRFQDALEEAKERIDKFSNKSNIQKFLTAGHDSIIFGGVNQRLSDVWEELSLLLQVDQWRHTSSLSLGVSWQQEDQQDAEEDRKAIQGLSEKETVKTLLMQLEETIEAVKNWMRSDSQKPKKGFPQDQIKEIKKEELPEADWILLKENESSTLYEGKYHESPVAIKVFNNSQAKDIGIVRHTFNNEIRTMKKFDSPNILRMFGICIDETVTPPQLSIVMEYCELGTLRELLDREKDLTLAKRIILAVGAARGLYRLHHSETPSELHRNISSTSFLVTKDYNVKLAGFELSKTQTSISRQTRGKAAERVSSAAYISPQRLENVYNKYDIKAEIYSFGIVLWEIATGKSPFEGCDSKKIYQLVAESRHREPVGEDCPSELQEIIDDCRAYEPSRRPSVKVRGVLKARILKWFAIPFSSGPHFVRTLHHDPSVLDGPT; this is encoded by the exons ATGGATCAATTGAAGCAGATCATCTCCTTAGGCCAGCTTATCTACAACCAGTGTGAGGAGATGAAATACTGCCAGAAACAATGCCGACGTCTAGGGAACCGCGTCCAGAGCCTGCTGCAGCCTCTGCAAATGCTCCAGGACCACGGAGAGAGGAACCTGCCCCCGCAGATAACTGCCGCGCTGAGCCGTTTCCAGGATGCCCTAGAGGAAGCTAAGGAGCGGATAGACAAGTTCAGCAATAAGTCCAATATCCAGAAGTTTCTAACAGCAGGGCATGACAGCATAATCTTTGGTGGGGTGAACCAGAGGCTGAGCGATGTCTGGGAGGAGCTCTCTCTGCTGCTCCAGGTGGATCAGTGGAGGCATACTTCAAGCCTCAGCCTAGGAGTGTCCTGGCAACAGGAAGATCAACAGGATGCAGAGGAGGACAGGAAAGCTATCCAAGGACTGAGTG AGAAAGAAACTGTAAAAACTCTATTGATGCAACTGGAGGAAACCATCGAAGCCGTGAAGAACT GGATGAGGTCAGATTCACAGAAACCCAAGAAGGGGTTCCCACAAGATCAAATCAAGGAGATTAAGAAGGAGGAGCTTCCAGAAGCCGATTGGATCCTACTAAAGGAAAATGAATCCAGCACACTTTATGAAGGAAAATACCACGAATCTCCAGTGGCCATAAAAGTATTCAACAACTCCCAGGCCAAAGACATTGG AATAGTGAGGCATACTTTCAATAACGAAATCAGAACCATGAAGAAATTTGATTCCCCCAACATCCTGCGCATGTTTGGGATTTGCATTGATGAAACAG TGACGCCCCCTCAGTTATCCATCGTCATGGAGTACTGTGAGCTCGGGACCCTAAGGGAGCTGCTGGATCGGGAAAAGGACCTCACCCTGGCCAAGCGCATCATCCTGGCCGTGGGGGCAGCCAGAGGCTTGTACAG GCTGCACCATTCGGAAACACCCTCAGAACTCCACAGGAACATCAGTAGCACGAGCTTCCTGGTGACGAAAGACTACAACGTGAAG CTTGCAGGATTTGAGTTGAGCAAAACACAGACTTCCATCAGCCGACAAACTAGAGGAAAAGCAGCAGAGAGGGTCAGTTCTGCCGCATACATCTCACCCCAGAGGTTGGAAAATGTGTATAATAAATACGACATAAAAGCTGAAATATACAG CTTTGGAATTGTCCTCTGGGAGATCGCCACTGGGAAGAGCCCATTTGAAG GTTGTGATTCCAAGAAGATCTACCAGCTGGTGGCTGAGTCCCGGCACCGGGAGCCAGTGGGTGAAGATTGCCCTTCAGAGTTGCAGGAGATCATTGATGATTGCCGTGCCTACGAACCCTCCAGGAGGCCCTCTGTTAAAG ttcgtggggttctcaaggcaagaatactgaagtggtttgccattcccttctccagtggaccacattttgtccgaactctccaccatgacccgtctgtcttggatggccctacatg a